A section of the Bradyrhizobium oligotrophicum S58 genome encodes:
- a CDS encoding IclR family transcriptional regulator — protein sequence MGRRSERLSRVGMLPGDIAGEGEVIQVVSRAFDVLRCFEGHDSRLGNLEISNRCGLPRSTVSRLTHTLTRMGQLVYLPRDQKYRIGPSAVAMSTSMTRGLQLRNLIRQRLQDVAEQLPGTVGFVIPDRFHLVYLEFGRAANALGLHETTGSRISMASTAAGHAYVAALDPEIGDALLAEMEREMPDAAKLLRPRLEHNRQFFKEHGYVVACGLWSPHINGLALPLWSPQYQTYVVLTIGLLSAMYDEQRLHDEVAQPMRELGRNIAALLQGAEADVFNSRMERKPLPVTTKTNHKNKTITGTGDTNELAAGARGTGPARSLRAGDGRA from the coding sequence ATGGGACGACGGTCTGAGCGACTGAGCAGGGTGGGCATGCTGCCCGGAGATATCGCCGGCGAGGGCGAAGTGATCCAGGTGGTCTCGCGGGCGTTCGACGTGCTTCGCTGTTTCGAGGGGCACGATTCACGGCTCGGCAATCTCGAGATCTCGAACCGCTGCGGTCTGCCGCGATCGACGGTGTCGCGCCTGACGCACACGCTGACCCGCATGGGCCAGCTGGTCTATCTGCCGCGTGACCAGAAGTACCGCATCGGCCCGAGCGCGGTTGCGATGAGCACGTCGATGACCAGGGGCCTGCAGCTGCGTAATCTGATCCGGCAGCGGCTGCAGGACGTCGCCGAGCAATTGCCCGGCACGGTCGGTTTCGTGATTCCGGACCGCTTCCACCTCGTCTATCTCGAATTCGGCCGCGCCGCGAACGCGCTCGGCCTGCATGAGACCACCGGCAGCCGCATCTCGATGGCCTCGACGGCGGCCGGCCATGCCTATGTCGCTGCGCTCGATCCCGAGATCGGCGACGCGCTGCTCGCCGAGATGGAGCGGGAGATGCCCGATGCGGCCAAGCTGCTGCGGCCGCGGCTCGAGCACAACAGGCAGTTCTTCAAGGAGCACGGCTATGTCGTCGCCTGCGGGCTGTGGAGCCCGCACATCAACGGCCTCGCGCTGCCGCTGTGGTCGCCGCAATACCAGACCTATGTCGTGCTCACGATCGGCTTGTTGTCGGCGATGTATGACGAGCAGCGCCTGCATGACGAGGTCGCCCAGCCGATGCGCGAGCTCGGCCGCAACATCGCAGCATTGCTGCAGGGGGCCGAAGCCGATGTCTTCAACAGCCGGATGGAGAGGAAGCCGCTTCCTGTGACCACGAAGACCAACCATAAAAACAAGACCATCACCGGGACGGGGGATACGAATGAGTTGGCAGCCGGAGCTCGAGGAACTGGCCCGGCGCGAAGCCTTCGCGCGGGAGATGGGCGGGCCTGA
- the glsA gene encoding glutaminase A, producing the protein MTTEQPKPIRHPQHWATAAMPPLQRFLAGCHAEFWPDHDGAVANYIPELGKADPAHFGISLATLDGHVYEVGDSRVPFTIQSMSKPFVFAIALDALGSDQVERVIGVEPSGDPFNSIRLNAENHPFNPMVNAGAIACSGLVRQARHGDAFETIRDALGRFAGRRLDVDDAVFTSEAATGDRNRAIAYLLRTSDVLKEPVDDVLAVYFRQCAVLVTARDCAIMAATLANRGVNPVTGEQVVTPYAVSRTLAVMTSSGMYDFAGEWIYRVGIPAKSGVGGGILASLPARLGLGSYSPRLDGHGNSVRGIKVCEALSAHYGLHMLNRSDDARTSIIADYDIGANPSRRSRRAQERDILAAHPDAVRVLELVGTLSFSNVDYVSRQLAGSARPQFVIFDLHRVTAMTQAGLRLLAELFRELADFHVTVVLSGIRRSSAEWQEITERTGDLGNVRDFYLLDTAIEWAEDQIVYRYGGAIDFIETTELAEQPLLAGLSGDERHELAALATIKHYQQGERILAAGEPANSLFFLRSGVIHVTLPDGIRLATLTAGQCFGEMALLEPLRSADVVADFSATAFEITLDDFERFRARHPKAGERIMRNLAQLLAERLTIANARLNLLAAD; encoded by the coding sequence ATGACGACCGAACAGCCGAAGCCGATCCGCCATCCGCAGCATTGGGCCACGGCCGCGATGCCGCCGCTGCAGCGCTTTCTCGCTGGCTGCCATGCCGAGTTCTGGCCGGATCATGACGGCGCGGTCGCCAACTACATTCCGGAGCTCGGCAAGGCCGATCCGGCGCATTTCGGCATCAGCCTCGCCACCCTCGACGGCCATGTCTACGAGGTCGGTGACAGCCGCGTGCCGTTCACGATCCAGTCGATGTCGAAGCCGTTCGTGTTCGCGATCGCGCTCGATGCGCTCGGCTCCGACCAGGTTGAACGCGTGATCGGCGTCGAGCCGTCCGGCGATCCCTTCAACTCCATCCGGCTCAATGCCGAGAACCATCCGTTCAATCCCATGGTCAATGCCGGCGCGATCGCCTGCAGCGGCCTGGTCCGCCAGGCCCGGCACGGCGACGCGTTCGAGACCATTCGCGATGCGCTCGGCCGCTTCGCGGGCCGCAGGCTCGACGTCGACGATGCGGTGTTCACCTCGGAGGCCGCGACCGGCGACCGCAACCGCGCGATCGCCTATCTCTTGAGAACGTCCGACGTGCTCAAGGAGCCCGTCGACGACGTGCTCGCGGTCTATTTCCGGCAATGCGCCGTGCTGGTCACCGCGCGCGACTGCGCGATCATGGCGGCGACGCTGGCCAATCGCGGCGTCAATCCGGTCACCGGCGAGCAGGTCGTCACGCCCTATGCGGTGTCGCGCACGCTCGCGGTCATGACGTCGTCCGGCATGTATGACTTCGCCGGCGAATGGATCTACCGCGTCGGCATCCCCGCCAAGAGCGGCGTCGGCGGCGGCATCCTGGCGAGCCTGCCGGCGCGGCTCGGGCTCGGCAGCTACTCGCCGCGGCTCGACGGCCACGGCAACAGCGTGCGCGGCATCAAGGTCTGCGAGGCGCTGTCGGCGCATTACGGCCTGCACATGCTGAACCGCTCCGACGACGCCCGCACCTCGATCATCGCCGACTACGACATCGGCGCCAACCCATCGCGCCGCAGCCGCCGCGCGCAGGAGCGCGACATCCTCGCCGCCCATCCCGACGCGGTGCGCGTGCTCGAACTGGTCGGAACACTGTCCTTCTCGAATGTCGACTACGTCTCGCGGCAGCTCGCGGGCAGCGCACGCCCGCAATTCGTCATCTTCGATCTCCACCGCGTCACGGCGATGACACAAGCCGGCTTGCGCCTGCTCGCCGAACTGTTTCGCGAGCTCGCCGACTTCCACGTCACCGTGGTGCTGTCCGGCATCCGGCGCTCGTCTGCGGAATGGCAGGAGATCACCGAGCGGACCGGCGACCTCGGGAACGTGCGCGACTTCTATCTGCTCGATACCGCGATCGAATGGGCCGAAGACCAGATCGTCTACCGCTACGGCGGCGCGATCGACTTCATCGAAACCACCGAGCTCGCCGAGCAGCCGCTGCTCGCAGGGCTTTCCGGGGACGAACGCCACGAACTCGCGGCGCTCGCGACGATCAAACATTATCAGCAGGGCGAGCGCATCCTCGCCGCCGGCGAGCCGGCGAACTCGCTGTTCTTCCTGCGCTCCGGCGTCATCCACGTCACCCTGCCCGATGGTATCAGGCTGGCCACGCTGACGGCCGGGCAGTGCTTCGGCGAGATGGCGCTGTTGGAGCCCTTGCGCTCCGCCGATGTTGTCGCCGACTTCTCGGCCACGGCATTCGAAATCACGCTGGACGATTTCGAGCGCTTCCGCGCGCGACATCCGAAGGCGGGCGAGCGCATCATGCGCAATCTGGCGCAACTTCTGGCCGAGCGCCTGACCATCGCGAATGCGCGGCTCAACCTGCTCGCGGCAGACTGA
- a CDS encoding Zn-ribbon domain-containing OB-fold protein, with protein MSESTDWTRGVAAIRYQRCACCAHVQYFRRDFCAACGSLALTDHAASGEGVIYATSLVCRAATPETRAHVPYNIVLVDMREGFRMMAHGDHDLAIGDAVEARFTAFAGGIVPYFGKAE; from the coding sequence ATGAGCGAATCGACGGACTGGACCAGGGGCGTCGCCGCGATTCGCTATCAGCGCTGCGCGTGCTGCGCCCATGTGCAGTATTTCCGCCGCGACTTCTGCGCAGCCTGCGGCTCGCTCGCACTCACCGACCATGCGGCGAGCGGCGAAGGGGTGATCTATGCGACGTCATTGGTCTGCCGCGCTGCGACGCCGGAGACGCGCGCGCATGTGCCCTACAACATCGTGCTGGTGGATATGCGCGAGGGCTTTCGCATGATGGCCCATGGCGACCACGATCTTGCGATCGGCGACGCGGTCGAAGCGCGTTTCACCGCCTTCGCAGGCGGGATTGTGCCTTACTTCGGGAAAGCGGAATGA